One Podospora pseudopauciseta strain CBS 411.78 chromosome 5 map unlocalized CBS411.78m_5, whole genome shotgun sequence DNA window includes the following coding sequences:
- a CDS encoding uncharacterized protein (COG:S; antiSMASH:Cluster_1; EggNog:ENOG503P88C) — protein sequence MHRHQHSQRRVPSTREVIPGAPVNIVLKVDQPTGRTVSGLVKDVLTKGEHHRGIKVRLVDGRVGRVQSMTSSPTSSTAGAGGDDALPDQGVPTTEFDIRERGGRRGRGRYHAGPTDWREEERPSEQVGLDAYIKPAKPKRGGKRSGSATATADTAQSFDEFSVAGQQTSTCPVCNNFTGDATAIAHHVASHFDD from the coding sequence ATGCATCGCCATCAGCATTCCCAACGACGAGTCCCCTCCACCAGGGAGGTCATCCCGGGTGCGCCGGTCAATATCGTGCTCAAAGTTGACCAGCCCACAGGTCGCACCGTGTCTGGACTTGTCAAGGATGTGCTGACCAAAGGGGAACATCATCGCGGCATCAAGGTCAGGCTTGTTGACGGCCGCGTCGGGAGAGTACAGAGCATGacatcttcaccaacatcatcaaccgcTGGCGCTGGCGGCGATGACGCGCTACCAGACCAGGGAGTTCCAACAACCGAGTTTGACatcagagagagaggtggacgtagggggaggggaagataTCATGCTGGGCCGACAGATTGGCGGGAAGAGGAAAGACCCTCGGAACAGGTTGGACTGGATGCTTACATCAAGCCCGCCAAACCAAAGCgtggaggaaaaagaagcgggTCAGCGACAGCAACTGCGGACACTGCCCAGTCATTCGACGAATTCTCTGTGGCGGGGCAGCAGACATCCACTTGTCCTGTTTGCAACAACTTCACTGGAGATGCAACAGCCATTGCGCACCATGTGGCTAGCCATTTCGATGATTAA
- a CDS encoding uncharacterized protein (COG:O; antiSMASH:Cluster_1; EggNog:ENOG503NXTM) — MSTSNLGEFRHMRTGSLNIPPQAGHSSGGGIMAPMPAAAHRFDASRSPPNTSHVPCKFFRQGACQAGNACPFSHDLSSAAENVCKYFAKGNCKFGPKCANIHVLPDGRRINYGKNGVTIGVPPGVALGARVNPTTYHQPASSALTNSFMRADSPYNATAFALQDELYSHQLALESGVPTIDTTSYTSNPASAYGSPRDEEPNRFGLGLSPNIKGLSVLDAPLPASFDSNGISHAARGGPWPSSVPAQFGLDSPSSSLSAAKSGRTSDALRHLHASAFGNSHLSPSGLATQDISGFGSSPPSGSLGFSSALGGDEYFGKRPMHSNASRFAKIRMMSSSVPKVDMDWDDSEQFLFEEDYVPGTLANEVLTPTERARRGSTTNTIRGMDALNRETIAESCPPAPITKFGTPIQPSSPGRWGPLWGRQKEDDGHLETGRSFKHASAFGHVGSPLRNSSLASAITSGLDGNTVGVSALTQQLRDTQLSDDGSADSSPHIRPNVPRNANGAGIIGESRDKDGGLARHVSSTSIGSSATGRFKSPMDEEEAAFVFSMDDEDDAQARARKRGTGNQQVNSTASPLSAAAWSNSYATVVANNRSTGTNGEGNSGTGAVEAVGGR; from the exons ATGTCGACGTCCAACCTGGGCGAGTTTCGCCACATGCGCACCGGCAGTCTCAACATTCCACCACAAGCCGGTCACtcgagtggtggtgggataaTGGCTCCCAtgcccgccgccgcccatcGCTTCGATGCATCACGAAGCCCACCCA ACACCTCGCACGTCCCATGCAAGTTCTTCCGACAAGGCGCCTGCCAGGCAGGCAATGCATGCCCCTTTAGCCACGACCTGAGCTCGGCCGCCGAAAACGTTTGCAAGTACTTTGCCAAG GGCAACTGCAAGTTTGGCCCAAAGTGCGCCAATATCCATGTGCTCCCCGATGGTCGCCGCATCAATTATGGCAAGAACGGTGTGACGATAGGTGTTCCCCCCGGAGTCGCCCTCGGTGCCCGCGTGAACCCGACGACATACCATCAGCCGGCCAGCAGTGCCTTGACCAACTCTTTTATGCGCGCAGATTCTCCATACAACGCCACGGCGTTTGCGCTACAAGATGAACTCTACAGCCATCAGCTGGCTCTCGAAAGCGGCGTGCCCACGATCGACACCACCTCGTACACTTCCAACCCTGCTTCCGCCTACGGATCACCACGAGACGAGGAGCCAAACCGCTTTGGACTGGGTCTTTCTCCCAACATCAAAGGACTTTCGGTGCTGGATGCTCCCCTTCCGGCGTCATTCGACAGCAACGGGATCTCACATGCGGCCAGGGGCGGTCCTTGGCCATCTTCGGTCCCGGCCCAGTTTGGATTGGactcgccttcctcctcactcaGTGCCGCCAAGAGTGGTCGTACTTCGGATGCGTTGAGGCACTTGCACGCGTCTGCCTTTGGAAACAGCCACCTGTCACCGTCAGGACTTGCAACACAGGACATCTCAGGCTTTGGTAGTAGCCCACCTTCCGGTTCTCTTGGATTCAGCTCGGCgctgggtggtgatgagtaCTTTGGAAAGCGGCCTATGCACAGCAACGCTTCGCGATTCGCCAAGATCCGCATGATGAGCAGCAGCGTGCCTAAAGTCGACATGGATTGGGATGATTCCGAACAGTTCCTCTTTGAGGAAGATTATGTGCCAGGCACGCTGGCCAACGAGGTGCTGACGCCGAcagagagggcgaggaggggctCTACAACCAACACAATCCGTGGAATGGACGCCCTCAACCGTGAGACAATCGCCGAATCCTGCCCGCCtgcccccatcaccaagttCGGCACTCCCATTCAACCTTCCAGCCCTGGCCGCTGGGGTCCGTTGTGGGGGAGGCAAAAGGAGGATGACGGCCACCTGGAGACGGGCCGGTCTTTTAAGCACGCCTCGGCATTCGGCCATGTGGGAAGCCCGCTCCGAAACTCGAGCCTTGCCAGCGCCATCACATCAGGGCTGGATGGAAACACGGTGGGAGTGTCGGCCCTGACTCAGCAGCTTCGAGACACCCAGCTGTCCGACGACGGTTCGGCTGATTCAAGCCCCCATATCCGGCCCAATGTTCCACGCAATGCCAACGGAGCAGGCATCATTGGCGAATCCAGGGATAAGGATGGGGGGCTGGCAAGACATGTCAGCAGCACCTCAATAGGTTCGAGCGCTACTGGGCGCTTCAAGTCCCCAatggatgaagaggaggccgCATTTGTGTTCAGCAtggacgatgaagatgatgcccAGGCGAGGGCTCGCAAGCGTGGAACCGGAAACCAACAAGTGAACAGTACTGCCAGCCCTCTGAGTGCCGCTGCCTGGTCCAACAGCTACGCCACGGTTGTTGCCAATAACAGATCTACCGGGACCAATGGCGAAGGCAACAGCGGCACTGGTGCTGTTGAAGCGGTCGGTGGAAGATAG
- a CDS encoding uncharacterized protein (COG:E; EggNog:ENOG503PASM; antiSMASH:Cluster_1), which produces MQLLSALLFAAGLATATPLNIPNYAQAAIDSGLALKGLNALATLSALTRTGGTCTPTKIKYRREWRTLSKADRRKFVAAVKCLQGKPSVLPKDGTVPGAITLWDDLAYAHAWRTFFVHMSATFLVWHRYFLFTYETLLETECGWTQGLPYWEWGLDVNNMRGSPLFDGSDTSIGSDGVFVPGRPDFILDIIGGPDPEPIRVVFPPGTGGGCVERGPFNDTVVRLGPFPLDGTPWTNETVYGNNPRCLDRDLNTNPLQRWSTFRNSTELILGYDNIREFQGFLEGDPRVTTEKPIGIHGGGHWGVGGITRDPIISPYDPAFWFHHNQLDRIYWIWQNLDFNNRKDVFGTGTWGNFPPSPNVTVEDLIDVLPHQPAIKIKDSMNTVSGAPFCYVYV; this is translated from the exons ATGCAGCTCCTCTCCGCCCTTCTTTTCGCCGCCGGCCTTGCCACAGCAACTCCTCTCAACATTCCCAACTATGCCCAAGCTGCCATTGACTCCGGTCTTGCCCTCAAGGGTCTGAATGCCCTCGCTACTCTCAGCGCCCTGACTCGGACTGGCGGCACCTGCACCCCGACCAAAATCAAGTACCGTCGGGAATGGCGCACTCTCTCCAAGGCCGACCGACGCAAGTTTGTTGCCGCGGTCAAGTGCCTTCAAGGCAAACCCTCTGTCCTTCCCAAAGACGGCACCGTCCCGGGAGCCATCACTCTCTGGGATGACCTCGCTTATGCTCACGCATGGCGTACATTCTTCGTTCACATGAGTGCCACCTTTTTGGTTTGGCATCGCTACTTTCTCTTCACCTACGAGACCCTCCTCGAGACAGAGTGCGGGTGGACCCAAGGGCTACCCTACTGGGAGTGGGGCCTGGACGTGAACAACATGAGAGGCAGCCCCCTTTTCGACGGCTCCGATACTTCCATTGGCAGCGACGGAGTGTTTGTTCCCGGAAGACCAGACTTCATTCTAGACATCATTGGCGGGCCCGATCCCGAACCCATTCGGGTTGTGTTCCCTCCAGGCACTGGCGGCGGATGCGTCGAGAGGGGTCCGTTCAATGACACGGTGGTCAGGCTCGGGCCTTTCCCTCTCGATGGGACGCCTTGGACCAACGAGACGGTCTACGGCAATAATCCTAGGTGCTTGGACAGAGACTTGAACACGAACCCTCTCCAAAGGTGGTCTACTTTCCGCAACAGCACTGAGCTTATCCTCGGTTATGACAACATACGGGAGTTCCAAGGGTTCTTG GAGGGCGACCCCAGAGTGACAACAGAAAAGCCCATCGGCATTCACGGAGGTGGCCACTGGGGCGTCGGCGGCATCACTCGTGATCCAATCATCTCACCCTATGATCCGGCCTTTTGGTTCCATCACAATCAGTTGGATCGAATATATTGGATTTGGCAGAATCTTGACTTCAATAACCGCAAGGATGTCTTTGGCACGGGCACCTGGGGCAACTTCCCTCCCAGTCCCAACGTCACAGTGGAGGACTTAATTGATGTCCTACCCCACCAACCGGccatcaagatcaaggacAGCATGAACACTGTCAGTGGGGCGCCCTTCTGCTACGTGTATGTGTAA
- a CDS encoding uncharacterized protein (EggNog:ENOG503PS37; antiSMASH:Cluster_1), whose translation MNQLRLEPKIDYGPQLNVTVWLLISVSAIFLFTRLYLKNCQNRGLWWDDYFLLGSWVLLAAQAGLISDVVGLGYGRQVIPMEKFAFFPIRVNVLSTLLIIANLWGKTSFALTLLRIPERWVRVGVWTILISLTGTLVLSAVMVWISCLDINLRGRCVPVEVSLRYNIFSCVFSATIDVVLAFLPWKFLWGLEMSIKEKVGVMIAMSMGVFAGAAAGIKSATLPAVHNGIDPTLAASVPLLIWGNAEAAICIMAASIPILRALARGTYRGQVPHGYETYEYRSAGMSEPRLARSTFSRTAVMSLALPIQSPPALYSQKAPHVKEADNLDDTLTSGSPVQSLTRKHKSEEDDADSFEMTNYGQSRPQSPQSIHTTDRLQSPLDFVGRNPVPR comes from the exons ATGAACCAGCTCCGTCTTGAACCCAAAATTGACTACGGGCCCCAGCTCAACGTCACCGTCTGGCTCCTTATATCAGTCTcggccatcttcctcttcacgCGTCTCTACCTAAAGAACTGCCAGAACCGTGGCCTGTGGTGGGATGATTATTTCCTACTAGGCTCCTGGGTCCTCCTTGCTGCCCAGGCCGGTCTTATTTCTGACGTTGTCGGCTTGGGATACGGACGCCAAGTCATCCCAATGGAAAAGTTTGCTTTCTTTCCGATCAGAGTGAATGTTCTCTCAACATTGTTGATCATCGCCAACTTATGGGGCAAAACGAGCTTTGCGTTGACACTGCTTAGAATCCCCGAGCGCTGGGTGAGGGTTGGTGTCTGGACCATTCTGATCTCGTTGACGGGGACGCTGGTGCTAAGTGCAGTCATGGTGTGGATAAGCTGTCTTGATATCAActtgagggggaggtgtgtTCCGGTAGAGGTGTCGTTGCGATACAACATTTTTTCGTGCG TATTTTCAGCTACGATTGACGTTGTACTGGCGTTCTTACCATGGAAATTCTTGTGGGGCCTGGAAATGAGTATCAAAGAAAAAGTTGGCGTTATGATTGCAATGAGTATGGGAGTTTT cgCAGGCGCAGCAGCTGGTATCAAGTCTGCCACTCTCCCTGCCGTTCATAATGGGATCGATCCAA CCTTAGCTGCCAGTGTGCCATTGTTGATCTGGGGAAACGCCGAAGCAGCTATCTGCATCATGGCTGCAtccattcccatcctccgAGCACTCGCCAGAGGCACCTACCGCGGCCAGGTACCCCACGGATATGAGACATACGAATATAGGTCAGCTGGCATGTCAGAGCCCAGGCTTGCGCGGTCAACATTCAGTAGAACTGCAGTCATGTCTCTGGCATTGCCAATCCAGTCGCCACCCGCGTTGTATTCTCAAAAGGCGCCCCATGTTAAAGAGGCCGATAACTTGGACGACACCCTGACAAGCGGAAGTCCCGTGCAGTCATTAACGCGCAAACACAAGTCCGAAGAGGACGATGCTGACAGCTTCGAAATGACCAACTACGGGCAAAGCCGTCCACAAAGTCCACAGAGCATACATACTACCGATAGGCTGCAGAGCCCGTTGGACTTTGTTGGGCGGAACCCAGTTCCGCGATGA